One Mustela nigripes isolate SB6536 chromosome 5, MUSNIG.SB6536, whole genome shotgun sequence DNA segment encodes these proteins:
- the KLHL31 gene encoding kelch-like protein 31, with product MAPKKKTVKKSKGDINEMTIIVEDSPLNKLNTLNGLLEGGNGFSCLSSELTDASYGPNLLEGLSKMRQENFLCDLVIGTKTKSFDVHKSVMASCSEYFYNILKKDPSTQRVDLNDISPLGLATVIAYAYTGKLTLSLYTIGSIISAAVYLQIHTLVKMCSDFLIREMSVENCMYIANIAETYSLKNAKAAAQKFIRDNFLEFAESDQFLKLTFEQINELLIDDDLQLPSEIVAFQIAMKWLEFDQKRVKYAADLLSNIRFGTISAQDLVNYVQSVPRMMQDADCHKLLVDAMNYHLLPYRQNTLQSRRTRIRGGCRVLVTVGGRPGLTEKSLSRDILYRDPENGWSKLTEMPAKSFNQCVAVMDGFLYVAGGEDQNDARNQAKHAVSNFCRYDPRFNTWIHLANMTQKRTHFSLSVFNGLLYAVGGRNPEGSLASLECYVPATNQWQPKTPLEVARCCHASAVADGRVLVTGGYIGSAYSRSVCAYDPTGDSWQELPGLSTPRGWHCAVTLADRVYVMGGSQLGPRGERVDVLTVECYSPASGQWSYAAPLLVGVSTAGASALHGRAYLLGGWNEGEKKYKKCIQCFSPELNEWTEDDELPEATVGVSCCTLSMPNSVTRESRASSVSSVPVSI from the exons ATGGCCCCCAAAAAGAAGACTgtgaaaaagagcaaaggagatATTAATGAGATGACTATAATCGTAGAAGATAGCCCTCTGAACAAACTAAACACTTTGAATGGGCTCCTAGAAGGAGGCAATGGCTTTAGCTGCCTTTCTTCTGAATTAACAGATGCTTCTTATGGCCCCAACCTCTTGGAAGGCTTAAGTAAAATGAGGCAAGAGAACTTCCTTTGCGACCTAGTCATTGGCACCAAAACAAAGTCCTTTGATGTTCACAAGTCAGTGATGGCTTCGTGCAGTGAATACTTCTACAACATCctaaaaaaagacccatctaccCAAAGGGTAGATCTCAACGATATCTCACCGCTGGGCCTGGCTACTGTCATTGCATATGCCTATACTGGAAAGCTGACACTCTCTTTGTATACTATAGGAAGCATTATCTCTGCTGCTGTCTATCTTCAGATCCATACCCTTGTAAAGATGTGCAGTGATTTTCTGATACGAGAGATGAGTGTTGAGAATTGCATGTACATTGCTAACATTGCTGAAACATACTCCCTGAAAAATGCCAAAGCAGCAGCCCAAAAATTTATCCGGGATAACTTCCTTGAATTTGCAGAATCAGATCAGTTTTTGAAACTTACATTTGAGCAAATTAATGAACTTCTCATAGATGATGACTTACAGTTGCCTTCTGAAATAGTAGCATTCCAGATTGCAATGAAATGGTTAGAATTTGACCAAAAGAGAGTGAAATATGCTGCAGATCTTCTGAGCAATATCCGCTTTGGTACCATCTCTGCACAAGACCTGGTCAATTACGTTCAGTCTGTACCAAGAATGATGCAAGACGCTGATTGTCACAAACTTCTTGTAGATGCTATGAACTACCACTTACTTCCATATCGTCAAAACACATTGCAGTCTAGGCGCACAAGAATCCGCGGGGGCTGTCGAGTCCTCGTCACTGTTGGGGGACGTCCAGGCCTTACGGAGAAGTCCCTTAGTAGAGACATCCTGTACAGAGACCCTGAAAACGGATGGAGCAAGCTTACAGAAATGCCAGCCAAGAGTTTTAATCAGTGTGTGGCTGTGATGGATGGATTTCTTTATGTGGCTGGTGGTGAAGACCAGAATGATGCTAGAAACCAAGCCAAGCATGCAGTCAGCAATTTCTGCAG ATACGATCCCCGCTTCAACACCTGGATCCACCTGGCCAACATGACCCAGAAGCGCACGCACTTCAGCCTGAGCGTGTTCAACGGGCTCCTGTACGCCGTGGGCGGCCGCAATCCCGAAGGCAGCCTGGCCTCGCTCGAGTGCTACGTGCCCGCCACCAATCAGTGGCAGCCCAAGACGCCCCTGGAGGTGGCGCGCTGCTGCCACGCCAGCGCGGTCGCCGACGGCCGCGTGCTGGTGACCGGCGGCTACATCGGCAGCGCGTACTCGCGCTCCGTGTGCGCGTACGACCCCACCGGCGACTCGTGGCAGGAGCTGCCGGGCCTCAGCACGCCGCGAGGCTGGCACTGCGCGGTCACGCTGGCCGACCGGGTGTACGTGATGGGGGGCAGCCAGCTGGGGCCGCGCGGGGAGCGCGTGGACGTGCTGACCGTGGAGTGCTACAGCCCGGCCAGCGGCCAGTGGAGCTACGCGGCGCCGCTGCTGGTGGGCGTGAGCACGGCGGGCGCCTCGGCGCTGCACGGCCGCGCCTACCTGCTGGGGGGCTGGAACGAGGGCGAGAAGAAGTACAAGAAGTGCATCCAGTGCTTCAGCCCGGAGCTCAACGAGTGGACGGAGGACGACGAGCTGCCCGAGGCCACCGTGGGCGTGTCCTGCTGCACCCTCTCGATGCCCAACAGCGTGACCCGGGAGTCCCGAGCCAGCTCGGTGTCCTCGGTGCCAGTCAGTATCTGA